From the genome of Methylomonas sp. UP202, one region includes:
- a CDS encoding AAA family ATPase, with protein MNNTNLASYAGVGLALVPIPPLNGKPTKAPRAKGWNLPKSSENPGGYSANADDFINANGYNFGLYHGASNTLALDLDNVELARRVFEESTDLDLLAWLENDARVEVKSPKSNRGKLLFKLPADFSGAGLRQLKYDGAVIFELRSGNCQDIIHGQHPEGGVYRFIGNPAAIPEAPAVLLDMLQHWDAWKPCFDSALGIEPKPPDIAPRQAQPAEQLAGRRDLIQAFNRSFALADILTRNGYRQKGRDRFIRPGSESKAPGVAIMRNCADGIERIYSHGGDVLNDGFAHDAFDCYRLLECGGEFALALNWNPEITKHNQRLHRQEQAETAPESPQSGGELPGQAETRQAAVWQPFPLIPAHRLTAEPVAIDWLLENIIERGSLNLLFGEPGAGKSLFALDWAFCMAAGIAWHDCRTKPVDVVVVAGEGHAGMARRLKALESKYQRQAPERLFISQRPANLIDGTNAQWIADTIKASCSNPGLVIIDTLHRNMDGDENSSQDIGRFIANLDGFFKPLGVAVLVVHHSGHGDKQRSRGSSSIRAAMDGEFSATKDGGAIVLTCHKAKDFEAFQPLEFSLKPIELEWCDADGEPLSSVYLEYDGEAKPTAKKRKLSARDDAILTSLCEAIAAHGVEPTAEIKAKFGGFDSLQGKQQKIVNIEYWRELAYKAIIVNGNTEDAKRKAFERGYKNLQKLGLIALYDYHAWQIFE; from the coding sequence ATGAATAACACTAACCTTGCGTCCTATGCCGGCGTGGGGTTGGCTTTAGTGCCAATCCCACCGCTGAACGGTAAGCCTACCAAGGCGCCACGCGCCAAAGGCTGGAACCTGCCGAAAAGTTCAGAAAATCCGGGCGGCTATTCTGCCAACGCCGACGACTTTATCAACGCCAATGGCTATAACTTTGGTTTGTATCATGGCGCGTCAAATACCTTGGCGCTCGATTTGGACAATGTGGAGCTGGCGCGGCGTGTCTTTGAAGAATCCACCGACTTAGACTTATTAGCCTGGTTAGAAAATGATGCCCGCGTCGAAGTCAAAAGCCCAAAATCCAACCGTGGCAAACTGCTATTTAAGTTGCCGGCTGATTTTTCCGGCGCTGGTTTACGACAGCTTAAGTATGACGGCGCAGTCATTTTTGAATTGCGTTCGGGGAATTGCCAAGACATCATCCACGGCCAGCACCCGGAAGGCGGCGTTTATCGCTTCATCGGCAATCCGGCAGCGATACCGGAAGCGCCAGCGGTTTTACTGGATATGCTGCAACACTGGGACGCCTGGAAGCCTTGTTTCGATTCGGCCTTGGGTATCGAGCCAAAACCGCCAGACATAGCACCACGCCAAGCACAACCAGCCGAACAGTTAGCCGGCAGACGTGACCTTATACAAGCCTTTAACCGGTCGTTTGCGCTGGCCGATATTCTGACCCGAAACGGCTACCGGCAGAAAGGCCGGGATAGATTCATCCGACCGGGCAGCGAATCCAAGGCGCCGGGTGTTGCCATCATGCGGAACTGTGCCGACGGTATCGAGCGGATTTATTCGCACGGCGGCGACGTGTTGAACGACGGCTTTGCACACGATGCCTTCGATTGTTACCGCTTGCTGGAATGCGGCGGAGAGTTTGCCCTGGCGCTTAACTGGAACCCTGAAATCACGAAGCACAACCAGCGGCTACACAGGCAGGAGCAGGCCGAAACCGCGCCAGAATCGCCACAGAGCGGCGGCGAACTGCCAGGACAAGCCGAGACAAGGCAAGCGGCAGTTTGGCAGCCATTCCCGCTCATTCCGGCGCATCGCTTGACCGCAGAGCCGGTGGCGATTGATTGGCTATTGGAAAACATCATCGAACGCGGCAGCCTTAACTTATTGTTTGGCGAACCAGGCGCGGGGAAGTCGTTGTTTGCTCTGGATTGGGCGTTTTGCATGGCGGCGGGTATAGCCTGGCATGATTGCCGCACCAAGCCGGTTGACGTGGTTGTCGTGGCCGGCGAAGGTCATGCAGGGATGGCGCGGCGGCTCAAGGCGTTAGAGTCAAAATACCAACGGCAAGCGCCGGAACGGTTATTTATCAGCCAACGACCGGCCAACCTGATTGACGGGACAAACGCGCAATGGATAGCCGACACCATCAAGGCCAGTTGTTCCAATCCTGGCTTGGTGATTATCGATACCTTGCACCGGAACATGGACGGCGACGAAAACAGTAGCCAAGACATAGGCCGCTTTATCGCCAACCTGGACGGCTTTTTTAAACCCTTGGGCGTGGCGGTTTTGGTCGTTCACCACAGCGGCCACGGCGACAAGCAGCGCAGCCGGGGAAGTTCCAGCATACGGGCGGCCATGGACGGCGAATTTTCGGCCACCAAGGACGGCGGCGCGATTGTGCTGACTTGTCACAAAGCCAAGGACTTTGAAGCCTTTCAACCGTTGGAATTCAGTCTAAAACCGATTGAATTGGAATGGTGCGATGCTGACGGCGAACCGCTGAGCAGCGTTTATCTTGAGTATGACGGTGAAGCCAAGCCGACAGCCAAAAAGCGGAAATTATCGGCGCGGGACGACGCGATTTTAACCAGTCTATGCGAAGCCATCGCGGCGCATGGCGTGGAGCCGACCGCCGAGATAAAAGCCAAGTTTGGCGGTTTTGATTCGTTGCAAGGC
- a CDS encoding type II toxin-antitoxin system RelE/ParE family toxin produces MAWTVKLSDDAKRDFSKLDKPIQKRIVTFLQERIQSADNPRTSGKALQGNLSGLWRYRVGDYRLLCQIQDDELVVLVIEIGHRREVYR; encoded by the coding sequence TTGGCCTGGACAGTTAAATTGTCGGACGACGCCAAACGGGACTTTTCGAAATTGGATAAACCCATTCAAAAGCGCATCGTTACCTTTCTGCAAGAGCGCATCCAATCCGCAGACAACCCGCGCACCAGTGGCAAAGCCTTGCAAGGCAATTTATCCGGCCTCTGGAGGTATCGCGTCGGCGATTATCGATTGCTGTGCCAAATTCAAGATGATGAATTGGTGGTACTGGTAATCGAGATAGGTCACCGTCGGGAGGTTTATCGATGA
- a CDS encoding DUF6290 family protein, which produces MMTLELDDETAGVLAELAEQQHLSPAQLVKAALLDYLEDSQDAKRAEAAYQRYLDSGKISHSLDDVVKAFGLDS; this is translated from the coding sequence ATGATGACTTTAGAACTCGACGACGAAACCGCTGGCGTACTGGCCGAGCTGGCCGAGCAACAGCACCTAAGCCCTGCCCAACTGGTTAAAGCCGCACTACTCGACTACCTGGAAGATAGCCAAGACGCCAAGCGCGCAGAAGCCGCTTACCAGCGTTATCTGGACAGCGGAAAAATCTCCCATAGCCTAGATGATGTGGTGAAAGCCTTTGGCCTGGACAGTTAA
- a CDS encoding DUF1640 domain-containing protein, with product MNAIPFDTLQFANRLKAAGFSDDQAQVLTELQRSATDSTLEQARHDYHLDDVATKRDLKEIETALRHDIEMLRAETGRQIAETGRQIAETKADLTRWIIGAGFLQTSLIIGVLLKIAHLI from the coding sequence ATGAACGCCATCCCATTTGACACCCTGCAATTTGCCAACCGTCTAAAAGCTGCGGGCTTTAGTGACGACCAAGCGCAAGTATTAACCGAGCTACAGCGTAGCGCCACCGACAGCACCCTTGAACAGGCGCGCCATGATTACCATTTAGACGACGTGGCCACCAAGCGAGATTTGAAAGAGATTGAAACCGCGTTACGCCATGATATTGAAATGCTCAGAGCTGAAACAGGACGGCAAATTGCCGAAACCGGCAGACAAATTGCGGAAACCAAAGCCGATTTAACGCGCTGGATTATCGGCGCGGGGTTTCTGCAAACCAGCTTGATTATTGGCGTATTGCTAAAAATCGCCCACCTGATTTAG